In Methanoregula sp., a single window of DNA contains:
- a CDS encoding 4Fe-4S binding protein — MKRKIISIDETKCTGCGQCIPDCPEGALQLIDGKARLVSDLFCDGLGACIGTCPEGAIAVIEREAVAYDERTVMETIVRQGKPVIKAHLEHLIGHGQKTLYNTAIEYLIENTIPIPDHDNTAYPKKPARTPSHKPPVHGHPAGTCPPGPDANHPFAACPGSAARSIERTTPAVSRQPSEKTGSELRQWPVQLALLNPAAPYFDNADLLVSADCVPFAYAGFHTELLRDRIVIIFCPKLDADIDGYITKLAEIFTRHLIKSITVVHMEVPCCGGVRYVVDRALEQSGKKIPVTDKTITIDGSIAP; from the coding sequence ATGAAACGGAAGATCATCAGTATCGACGAAACGAAATGCACGGGATGCGGGCAATGCATCCCGGACTGTCCGGAGGGAGCCCTTCAGCTCATCGACGGAAAAGCCCGGCTGGTCAGTGATCTCTTCTGCGATGGTCTCGGGGCGTGCATAGGCACCTGCCCGGAGGGAGCGATTGCGGTGATCGAGCGGGAAGCCGTCGCATATGACGAGAGAACGGTCATGGAGACCATTGTCCGGCAGGGAAAACCCGTGATAAAAGCCCATCTCGAACATCTCATTGGTCACGGGCAGAAAACCCTCTACAACACTGCCATCGAGTACCTCATCGAGAACACGATTCCCATTCCCGACCACGATAACACCGCATACCCCAAAAAGCCGGCCCGGACACCGTCACACAAACCGCCAGTACACGGGCACCCGGCCGGCACCTGCCCCCCCGGACCGGATGCAAACCATCCCTTTGCCGCCTGCCCGGGATCGGCAGCCCGGAGCATTGAGAGGACCACGCCAGCCGTCAGCCGGCAGCCATCCGAAAAAACCGGATCCGAGCTCCGGCAGTGGCCGGTCCAGCTCGCGCTCCTCAACCCGGCAGCCCCGTATTTCGATAACGCCGACCTGCTGGTCTCTGCCGATTGTGTTCCCTTTGCCTACGCGGGGTTTCATACGGAACTCCTGCGGGACCGGATCGTGATCATCTTCTGCCCGAAACTGGATGCAGACATTGACGGGTATATCACAAAACTTGCAGAGATCTTCACCCGTCACCTGATCAAATCGATCACGGTCGTCCATATGGAGGTCCCGTGCTGCGGCGGTGTGCGGTATGTCGTTGACCGGGCACTGGAGCAGTCGGGAAAGAAGATCCCGGTCACCGACAAGAC
- a CDS encoding helix-turn-helix domain-containing protein, producing the protein MDDACTVNQTVRYLTRKWMLLIILELYKGSSHTRRFSDLRDSLDGITPKVLSERLKELEDEGILMRNVDATAFPVKTEYTLTKSGLEIVDVIRGIKRWALKWKIDNIPCGDQDCKECVL; encoded by the coding sequence ATGGATGATGCATGCACGGTCAACCAGACGGTCCGGTACTTAACCAGGAAATGGATGCTGCTGATCATCCTGGAACTCTACAAGGGCAGTAGCCATACCCGCCGGTTCTCGGATCTCAGGGATTCCTTAGACGGGATCACACCCAAGGTCCTCTCGGAGCGGTTAAAGGAACTCGAAGACGAAGGGATTCTTATGCGGAACGTGGATGCAACCGCATTTCCGGTCAAGACCGAGTATACGCTCACAAAAAGCGGGCTTGAGATCGTGGATGTGATCCGGGGCATCAAGCGCTGGGCCCTGAAATGGAAGATCGACAACATCCCCTGTGGTGACCAGGACTGTAAGGAATGTGTCCTGTGA
- the hcp gene encoding hydroxylamine reductase, producing the protein MFCNQCEETAKGTGCTIKGVCGKDDEVAAFQDVLIYLCKGISVRNLAAMEKGNGNPAAGLFIAESLFSTLTNVNFDKKRFSDQIARALAIRDALPAAGSAEHDACTWKPTGDGDILEKAKTVGLLATANEDIRSLRATLLYGIKGVSAYYTHAEVLGKTDAGIEKFLQKALVSTLQDLTVPEMVALVLECGSVGVTTLALLDGANTSSYGNPQITSVKTSVGTHPGILITGHDLKDMAQLLEQSKDAGVDVYTHGEMLPSHAYPAFKKYPHLYGNYGGSWYAQRDEFEKFNGPVLVTTNCIVPPKDTYAGRVFTTGLTGYPGVKHIATSADGKKDFSAVIGYAKKCQPPQELKAGSMDLITGCAHGAVLGLADKVVAAVKSGDIKRFIVMAGCDGRQKERDYYTQFALALPKDTVILTAGCAKYRYNHLNLGTIGGIPRVLDAGQCNDCYSLVVIAQALAKAFGVGINDLPVSYNIAWYEQKAVLVLLSLLSLGVKDITLGPKLPAFVSPTVLDVLVKNFDLKPNTTVEADLARMVPSP; encoded by the coding sequence ATGTTCTGTAACCAGTGCGAAGAAACAGCAAAGGGGACCGGTTGTACTATAAAAGGCGTCTGTGGTAAGGACGATGAGGTCGCAGCCTTTCAGGATGTTCTCATCTATCTCTGCAAAGGGATCTCTGTCAGGAACCTTGCAGCAATGGAGAAGGGCAACGGCAATCCTGCGGCGGGCCTGTTCATCGCAGAATCCCTTTTTTCCACACTGACCAATGTGAATTTCGACAAGAAGCGCTTTTCTGACCAGATCGCCCGGGCTCTTGCGATCCGCGATGCGCTCCCCGCAGCGGGCAGTGCGGAACACGATGCCTGCACATGGAAGCCAACCGGAGACGGCGATATTCTGGAGAAGGCAAAGACCGTCGGGCTGCTTGCGACTGCCAACGAGGATATCCGCTCACTCCGGGCAACCCTTCTCTACGGGATTAAAGGGGTATCAGCCTACTACACGCATGCCGAGGTGCTTGGCAAAACCGATGCAGGCATCGAGAAGTTTCTCCAGAAGGCTCTGGTCTCTACATTACAGGATCTGACGGTTCCCGAGATGGTTGCGCTCGTGCTGGAATGCGGGAGTGTCGGGGTTACCACCCTTGCCCTGCTGGATGGGGCAAACACCTCTTCGTATGGCAACCCGCAGATCACCAGCGTCAAAACGTCGGTCGGGACCCATCCGGGCATCCTGATTACCGGCCATGACTTAAAGGACATGGCGCAGTTGCTCGAGCAGTCGAAAGATGCCGGCGTGGATGTGTACACGCACGGCGAGATGCTACCCTCGCACGCGTATCCCGCGTTCAAAAAATATCCGCACCTGTATGGCAACTATGGCGGCTCGTGGTACGCGCAGCGCGATGAATTTGAAAAGTTCAATGGCCCGGTGCTGGTCACGACCAACTGTATTGTGCCCCCGAAAGACACCTATGCCGGGCGGGTCTTCACCACCGGGCTTACCGGGTATCCGGGTGTGAAGCACATCGCCACTTCTGCTGACGGTAAGAAAGATTTTTCTGCGGTTATCGGGTATGCAAAAAAGTGCCAGCCCCCGCAGGAACTTAAGGCCGGCAGTATGGATCTCATCACCGGTTGCGCCCATGGCGCGGTGCTCGGTCTTGCCGACAAGGTGGTTGCAGCGGTAAAGAGCGGAGATATCAAACGCTTCATTGTTATGGCCGGATGCGATGGCCGGCAGAAAGAGCGGGATTACTACACGCAGTTTGCCCTCGCCCTGCCCAAAGACACGGTAATCCTCACCGCAGGCTGCGCCAAGTACCGCTACAATCACCTCAACCTCGGCACCATCGGTGGAATCCCGCGTGTGCTCGACGCAGGGCAGTGCAATGACTGCTACTCGCTGGTCGTGATTGCCCAGGCGCTCGCAAAAGCGTTCGGCGTTGGCATCAACGATCTGCCCGTCTCGTACAACATTGCATGGTACGAGCAGAAGGCAGTGCTCGTCTTACTCTCGCTCCTCTCGCTCGGTGTTAAAGACATCACGCTCGGCCCGAAACTCCCGGCATTTGTGTCGCCCACGGTGCTCGATGTGCTTGTGAAAAACTTCGATCTCAAGCCGAATACTACGGTGGAAGCCGACCTTGCACGGATGGTGCCATCCCCCTAA
- a CDS encoding PH domain-containing protein — translation MGIPYLNSDESILLSTHNILVDGAVSEAILTNRRLLIVDSSNNLSRTKEIPFAAIETVTTMESGSGDPALSLAILKKSGGTNPMQLVFTQQPRSQRTGERDDWAQKIKEQIALLPSGTAPAYVEFAEAEDLKTLIGSETNGTPAADRNVPAGTGPGRKASPSTRGKSPASAASGRKMVIVAAAIVVVILLIAGAVFIYPSLTSPKVSVPTPVPTPVPATAATLAPVTTAAPTPEPTPVATVIPEQTPASQPTVVTTIPAQTSIPANGVWVRVMHDAKYTGSVGTGGRLREVSGTGENFYQVPATSTDIIEASIQKFDTAGIPLTVEVYNNGELIKRSSIITPKGTLLMSVNLKTATTPVVTPTVIPTTAS, via the coding sequence ATGGGAATTCCGTACCTGAACAGCGATGAATCCATACTTCTGTCAACGCACAACATCCTTGTCGATGGTGCAGTCTCAGAAGCGATACTGACAAACCGGCGCCTCCTCATCGTGGACAGCAGTAATAATCTGTCCCGTACCAAGGAGATCCCGTTTGCTGCGATCGAGACCGTGACAACCATGGAGAGCGGGTCCGGTGACCCGGCGCTATCCCTTGCTATCCTGAAAAAGAGCGGCGGGACGAACCCCATGCAACTGGTTTTTACCCAGCAGCCCCGTTCGCAACGGACCGGTGAGAGGGATGACTGGGCGCAGAAGATCAAAGAGCAGATCGCTCTCTTACCCTCCGGCACTGCCCCGGCATATGTGGAATTTGCAGAAGCTGAAGATCTCAAAACCCTGATCGGGTCAGAAACCAACGGTACACCTGCTGCGGACAGAAATGTCCCGGCGGGAACCGGCCCGGGCCGAAAGGCTTCGCCCTCCACCCGGGGAAAATCCCCTGCGTCCGCAGCATCGGGCAGGAAGATGGTCATCGTCGCGGCGGCAATTGTTGTTGTCATCCTGCTGATTGCCGGTGCAGTATTCATCTACCCATCCTTAACTTCGCCAAAGGTCAGCGTCCCGACTCCCGTGCCAACCCCCGTACCTGCAACCGCAGCTACCCTGGCGCCGGTAACAACGGCTGCACCTACACCGGAACCAACACCTGTGGCTACGGTAATTCCGGAGCAGACTCCCGCTTCGCAGCCAACCGTTGTCACCACAATCCCGGCACAGACCAGTATACCCGCTAACGGTGTATGGGTTCGTGTCATGCACGACGCGAAGTATACCGGATCCGTAGGAACGGGCGGCAGGCTGCGCGAAGTGAGCGGAACAGGCGAGAATTTCTACCAGGTCCCGGCAACAAGCACCGATATTATCGAGGCATCCATCCAGAAATTTGATACTGCCGGCATACCCCTGACCGTTGAGGTCTACAATAACGGGGAGTTGATCAAGCGCAGTTCGATCATCACTCCCAAGGGAACATTGTTGATGAGCGTTAATCTCAAAACGGCCACAACACCCGTAGTCACTCCCACCGTCATTCCGACGACTGCATCGTAA
- a CDS encoding site-specific DNA-methyltransferase, giving the protein MAKKTGSVIRCVTLPAGTFYNGDCISGAARYIPDGSVDLIITDPPYGINGDTLHKHYNRNETFVVEGYVEIPQEEYGDFSLRWIHEAERVLRPGGSIYIVSGYTNLFHILAALKTTGLKEVNHIIWKYPFGVFTRRKFVSSHYHILFYEKPGGRRTFNLESRYGLGEKNADGGSLNNTDREDVWQINREYKPGVVKNKNELPPELLAKMIQYSSNEGDLVCDFFLGGFSTAKAAIGLNRRATGFECSKAIFDTRIKEIKGMEPGSLVPLLREPAIQLRKNRRKAWTDTDIRYLMGEFRKRRDRGETKKAIVAALGESLGRGRWAIEKALKKYDPDREP; this is encoded by the coding sequence ATGGCAAAAAAGACCGGGTCCGTAATACGGTGTGTCACCCTGCCTGCCGGCACATTTTACAACGGGGACTGTATCAGCGGAGCAGCCCGGTATATTCCTGACGGTTCGGTAGATCTCATCATCACCGATCCCCCGTATGGCATCAACGGGGACACGCTCCATAAGCACTATAACCGCAACGAGACATTCGTTGTCGAAGGTTATGTTGAGATCCCGCAGGAAGAGTACGGGGATTTTTCCCTGCGGTGGATTCATGAAGCAGAGCGCGTCCTGCGGCCCGGCGGCTCGATCTACATAGTGTCAGGATACACCAACCTGTTCCATATCCTTGCAGCCCTGAAGACGACCGGTCTCAAAGAGGTCAACCATATCATCTGGAAATACCCCTTCGGTGTCTTTACCCGGAGGAAATTTGTATCGAGCCATTACCATATCCTCTTCTATGAAAAACCCGGTGGCCGGAGGACGTTCAACCTCGAATCCCGGTACGGCCTTGGCGAGAAGAACGCAGACGGGGGCTCGCTCAACAATACCGATCGCGAGGATGTCTGGCAGATCAACCGCGAGTACAAGCCCGGCGTGGTGAAGAACAAGAACGAACTCCCTCCCGAACTGCTCGCAAAGATGATCCAGTACAGCAGCAACGAAGGCGACCTTGTCTGCGACTTCTTCTTAGGGGGCTTTTCCACCGCAAAAGCCGCCATCGGGCTCAACCGCCGGGCAACCGGGTTTGAGTGCTCAAAGGCAATCTTCGATACCCGGATCAAGGAGATAAAGGGAATGGAGCCCGGTTCACTTGTACCCCTGTTACGCGAACCGGCAATCCAGCTGAGGAAAAACCGGCGGAAAGCCTGGACCGACACGGACATCCGGTATCTTATGGGAGAGTTCAGGAAGCGCCGTGACCGGGGCGAGACCAAGAAAGCGATCGTTGCGGCGCTGGGAGAAAGTCTTGGGCGCGGGCGCTGGGCGATAGAGAAAGCGCTGAAGAAATATGACCCTGACCGTGAGCCGTGA
- a CDS encoding DUF2148 domain-containing protein, whose amino-acid sequence MTVESDAVKSVAGLMALSARTAPKAVGLDSIHIEILTGKDQEKLANQMIKVGKEIGMDFFWINGEQVKVSDATLLIGIEGQKVLGINCSGCGHATCAEMARAAKAGKNKKSLYPGPNCVMKISDLGIAVGSAVKTASIHNVDNRIMFSAGVIALQMGFLKECSVAYGIPLKASGKNIFWDMKFAKH is encoded by the coding sequence ATGACTGTAGAATCAGATGCCGTAAAGTCCGTAGCCGGACTCATGGCACTCTCGGCACGGACCGCACCAAAGGCAGTAGGGCTTGATTCGATCCATATCGAGATCCTGACCGGTAAGGACCAGGAGAAACTCGCAAACCAGATGATCAAGGTGGGAAAAGAGATCGGGATGGACTTTTTCTGGATCAATGGCGAGCAGGTAAAAGTGAGCGATGCCACGCTTCTTATCGGGATTGAAGGCCAGAAAGTGCTGGGCATCAACTGCAGCGGGTGCGGGCATGCCACCTGTGCAGAGATGGCAAGAGCGGCAAAAGCGGGAAAGAATAAAAAGTCACTCTACCCGGGCCCGAACTGTGTCATGAAGATCTCCGATCTCGGCATCGCGGTTGGTTCAGCGGTAAAAACTGCCAGCATCCACAACGTGGACAACCGGATCATGTTCAGCGCCGGTGTCATTGCCCTGCAGATGGGTTTCCTCAAAGAATGCAGCGTTGCCTATGGCATCCCGCTCAAAGCATCCGGCAAGAACATCTTCTGGGACATGAAGTTTGCCAAGCACTGA